The Phragmites australis chromosome 1, lpPhrAust1.1, whole genome shotgun sequence genomic interval AGTGGTCTTACCGTTATTACTCTGCTTCCTATGATCACTAATACTTTTTTGGCCACTGTCCCTAGTCCATTCCCATGTCCTATTTAGAGTGCTGGAATTGCACCGTCTGCTTGCAAATTGTTGTATTCCAAACACACTCAAGGTTCAAATGCATTACGAGCCTAAACTTAACTTGATGACATAGTTATTTAGAAAACGGTCATACCATTTGGTAATGTAGAAATAAGAATATAACtttctctaaaaataataataagaaAACAACCATACCATCTGATATTATACTAGAAATTATCGTGCAAATTCGAAGATAACTCAATGTCTTactcaaattatttttagaaaaactcTTTTTTAGTAGAGATTTCTAGAAAAACTCAATGACAAAAAATGTTAATTTGACTAAGAAGTGTTCCGTTTTTTTAGTGTCATCCAGCCTGTTAACTCCCAGTTTTCCACAAAGCGGAAAGCCTGAAACCCGTGCAAAGCAACAAAAGAGCCGAATAGAGCCGAAGAAGTCAAACCCGCGGGGATGCACGGCCAAAAAACCGGTGGAGAGCGCCCCAACCTCGATCGCACCACCAAGCAAAGTGCCCCGCACGGGCAAAACGGCCATCCTAATCCCGCCCGGCACGCCCCTGACTTGAATGCGAGTCGCCCACCCCACGTCCGAGACTCCCGAATGCTCCACCATCGAAGTACCAAACCGTCGGCAGGCAGCCTCCACCGAAAAGACAATATCACCCCTCTGTCCCTTCTACCCTCGCTCGACGCGTCTGGAGTTCGGAGCAAGGGACAGGGGTGATTTGGTCATTCCGGAATCCGATCAAAACCCCCCAAACCCAACCGGCCGGTCGCCCGCACCCGCTCTtcggctcctcctcccttcccttcccttccccccTTCTGCCCGAAGTGTCCACGGTCCACGCTCCCTTCCTTCCGTTTAAAAGCTTCTCTTCGTCTCGACTCCACTGGGTCATTTTCCCTTCGCCCAATCCTCGCTCGCGTGAGAACCTAGGGGTCCGAGTCTCCCCCACGCGCCCCGCGCCTCCTCCTCAGATCCAATGGGCGCGGCGCCGTCGACGCTGAAGCTGGGCACCGCGGcaggcgcgccgccgccgccgcccggcgcGGCGGAGCAGATGTTCGCGGCGCTGGTGGGCGAGAAAGCGTACCCGATCTCCTCCGGTTTCTGGAAGCAGCTGCTCGAGCTGCCCCTCACCCTGCAGTGGCCGCGCGACCGCGTGCTGCAGGCGTGCCACGCCTTCGGTGAGTACGCCCTTCGAGATCCATGCCCCCCCTCTGCGACTTGGGGCTGTGTTGAAGGCTTCCTTATGCTGTCGCGTCCGATGGTTTTTCTCTCCCTTCCTTTTCGGGTTTCGATCCGTAGGGGCAATGCGGATCATGTGGTTCTGTGTGCGGGCTCGGGGGAGCGCACTGCGGTGGGTTCACGCCTTTGAGGTTTAGAGCTAGATTGCGAGGGTGTGTGCGCTGCGCTGATTGCGTCGTTGGGAGGTTTAGGTGTTGATTTCTTCGGATTGCAGGGTTCACTGGTGTTTAAGATGGGGATTCTGGGGGCTTTAGTTGCCGTTCTGGCGAACTTCATGCGTTCATGCTGGAATCAGCGAGCCATATGTTCGTATGGACTGCGAGTCCAAGCTGGCTGACCTTATGTCTGGGGGAGATCAACACTTGCTTCAAATCCAACACTAAagtattctataaaagtattctATATCTAGAAAATATGCCATGTTGGTAATCAAGTCGGTATTTTCTGAGTTTCTGTGCGTCTGAGTGACTGGGTTTGCTTTACTTGTACTACTATGCTGAGTGAACTGTGCATTTCCCGCCATTTTGGTGAGCTGAGCACTCAATTGGAAGAAAAGTGATGATTTGACTGATTGGAATGTGAAGGCATCAGGTACTAGCTCTAATTTGATGGAAATGCCGTGAGCCTGTGAGTTTATAAATTTGATTGGGAGTTCATGGTGTCAAATTTGTGTGGATTGGGCGCTTGGGGCCAGCTTTTGTACTTTATGTTGTCAGTAATTATGTACCTTGTTGATGTGCCAGTGCATTGGACTATGTGTTGCAATTGGTGATAATGTTTCAAACTCCTCTAGTTGGATAATACCATTATATTAAAGATAATGGCATATTAAGTGAATGTGGTATTATACTTTCAGCCATTGTGGTCTTGGGTTTGCCCAGAATGGCATTGAATTTATTTATGGACTCTAATATTATATAAAAGAGTAAACTGTTAGATAGGCAGGACAATGGATGGTCCTAAGTTCTAGCGCAACTTATGTTGTGAGGTTCAGAGGATTTTGGATTTCGGGCTTGTGAAACCTTGGTTGGTGATAAAGTGGGAATATGGTTGAGCATCCTTTCTTTATAGCCATTATGATCTTTGGATGGTGGAAGTGTGGAACATAATGAAATACCTGAATGCTGGTTGGTGTTTAGATGGTTGCACTAGAgcttcctccttttctttggaCGAAAAGGCATGCATTTTTGTTTGTGCCCTCAGGAACGTGGACACAGGTGGTGCATGGCTGTCGTCAGCTCGTGCCGTAAGGTGTTGGGTTAAGTCTCACAACGTCTTTGAAGATGGGATATCAAATGAAGAAGGGTTTGTCTATACGGAGTACTAACAATTTAACAATAAAAAGTCATGCTGTTTGGCGAATCTATACAGTATAAGAAGAATTGCAATGGAAAGACTGGAATTCTTTTGGTGGAACAGAATTGCAATTTTATATCTTAGTTTGATACTTACATATTTACATTTCTTAAGTGGTAGCTCAGGTGTGGTATATGAATTTCCATGGAAAGGACTCTGGTTCGGTTGTCGACTTGCGTCAATAAATAAGTAGTTAAGAATGTCCTATATTTATTACTGAAATTCTTATTTTATTCAGCTTACTGTAATGTCAGGACATGCTGAAAATGAATGTGTCATGTAACTGAATATTTTACATTATGTAAAACATTTTACTAAATTATATCAGTGGTAAACTTGATGCTTCTAATGTTTTAGCTGTTTTTTACATGATTGGTTTTTCAAATTTATTTAACTCATAATCATCTTGCGTTTATGGGTCTTAGTTTTGTTCATGTGCAGCTCAGAACAACTACCAAACAAAGCATCTCGCAAAGATCTTGATCCATTTGGTTTGGTGCTTGCAAGAGTGCACTTCAACAACTTCTGTATCTTATGCTGTATATCGGAAGGCTATCAATGCTGCATATATATCATCCATATTTCTCAAATTCATCATTGAAAACGCGAAAGCTGATAACTGGCAAGAGCTGTACCTTGACATTGACAAGAATGAGAAGGGGATGGAAAATTTTCCTGCAGGTAAATTGATTATCAAAATCCAATAGTTTCTGTATGTCCACTGTTGCAAAGCATGCTTAtcctgcatatatatatattatgtaagTGACTTGGATGGAATTCTCATGATCTTTGGTGTTTACTTGATCCTTAAAGAACACACTGTGGAGTATTTTCTGATGAGAGGTGTGCTGAACTACATTGGTAGCGTAGATGTAAGGTATCTCAATTGACGACTTTtatatgttaaatattaatgtttTTCATTTTCAAGTATGTTTTTTTCCATTTGATCTAACTGTTTTATTTTGTTCTGTATTAAGTCCGGAGTCATGCTACATACATCATGAACTTCTGAACATGATGCTAGTTCTTATGTCAACTCAGTTATGTTCTGGACCATCTCCAGAACCAAAAGATGTGCATCCTTTCATTGATGCAGCTATGCTTCAGGTAAAACTGAAATCCATCATGTACGCCGATTTACTTGCACACATTCTTGAGATAAAATTTGGAGTGTATCTCCATGCAACATGTTTCTTCTGCAGGACAGCTCCATAGTGGTCTCAgtggtgcaaaagttgttgcTCAATTTCGTAACACAGCCAAAAATTCCTCTAAATGGTTTGCACCCTGTTTTCTCTGATGATGGTAGGCCTGGTGTTCTGCAGCGAGTTGGCTCAGCAGCTGGTAACATGGATCCTTTTCTTCAGCGCAAAATTGTGTCTAAGAATCTGAGTTACTGCATtatcttcatgatttttttttcatgtcgATGCCCTAGCAGATATGTCGCCTCCTAAGTTCAGATGCTTGTAGAATATGTTAATTGTCTTTTTCTGTACTTCACATGATGATTTTCATTGATTTTCCTCCTATGCTTTAGAAGGATCATTCTGTCCAACCTTTGCTTCTAAGTTGCAACAGTATGCTGGTTAAAAATTCTAATTTCCATTTATGTCAGATGATGCTAGTATATTTTACTTATATTTTGTGACTAGTACCAAAGATCTTACATAGTATAAATTTCAGCCATTGAGTCATCCTTATACACTCCAGTCCCTACTTAGGAAAGTGTTTGAATTATGGGAAAATATGTAACTCGTTTATCTGATTCTGCAGCAAATTTTGTCTTACTACCATATTATACGTTCAACTACCTTGTAAGCTCAACTCCTGACGGTGCGACAAGTCAATTGGCAGATAACAGTTTACTTGTTCTGCTTATTATGATGCACTACCGGAAGTGCATTTCAGTTAATGAGTCCATTCCAAGCAACAATATCTACACTATGGATTCCAATACCAATGACAAGGACGCACCAGCTTTTCACGAGAACCCATATTGCAAGGCTTTAAACAATGCTAAGGACATTCAATGTAAGATGCAGCAGTACTACAGAGAGACTGTTGCACTAATATAGATCTCTAACAGTTACCCAAATGCACTATGCTGCAGATGATCGTGCTGATGTTGAAGGAAATGCTCAAGATGGACCTGTTGTCAGGTTGTCTTTTGCATCGTTATTTGACGCTCTTGGCATGTAAGTAACGCCTCATCTGCTGATGTTTAGGGATATTCTCGTATTTGTTATTTATTAACTGCGTGCCAAGTTGCCAAATATTTGTGTGCCATTCTCAAAGATAATGGCAATGTTCCATTTTTCCTTGGAAATGAAAACATAGTGATGACTTTGGTCATTTGTGGATAGGATAAAATTAAAGAGTGATCTCGTGATGGAATTGTGTATCTAAAAATGAGACTGCACTCCTCAATAGTTGGCAACTAATGTTTTGCATTTATGTTTTGGCAATTTTCGGGGCTCGTTATCTATGACCTATCATTATTTATATTAATCATAATGCTTGCTTATCATGTTCCAGGATGCACTCTTAAGTTACTTTTTACTAGAAAAAGCTTATTGGCAGTGTACTTCATTAGTTTCCACTATCATTACAGATGCTTAAACGATGAGAGCTCGGTTCTGTTGCTCTATTCCTTGGTCCATGGGAACTGTGACTTTCAGGAGTATGTTCTGGTTCGAACAGACTTGGATACTTTGGTACGTTTTGTTAGCTACATTTCTAAACTCCTATTGCTGGAGCAAACGGGCATTTAGGGCAGATTTCAGATATGCTTTGGGCTACTAAAACAGCTGCAGTTTTGAAATTGTTTCCTTTCCGGTGAGAGAGTATATTAGCATTCATTATGATTTTGATTAGTAGCATCTGCATGTTGGGCTTGTTTTTAGTTTTATCTCGTTGCCTTCATGAACTGCCTTACTCAGTTTGTTAATAAGACAGATATTTTAGTTTGTTAATAAGACACATACATACATCTATTAGTTGATGACTTGATGTCAGTCAGCATAAAAGGTTGAAAACTGAATTCTATATCTAATTACATAATAACCGCTCATTCGTTAATTTAGCTTATTCTGTGAATTTTGCTAACAGCTGATGCCTATCTTGGAAATGCTCTACAATGCATCAAGGAAGACTTCGAATCAGATCTACATGCTGTTGATAATACTCCTGATTCTGAGTCAAGATTCAACCTTCAATTCTAGTGTGCACAAATTGGTAAGCAAGCTAATTAACTTCTAATTTATTGACTGCAAAATTATTAATGAGTTAATATGCAATTCAGGTGCTTCCTGCTGTTCCTTGGTACCATGAACGCCTCATGCATCAAACGTCTCTGGGATCTTTGATGGTTGTAATACTAATTCGGACCATCAAGTACAACCTCTCCAAGCTGCGAGTAGGTTTCAGAATCTTTGTTGTTTCCTACAGGAAACTTGAAACACTGTCTTCTTGATTATACCATATTGGAAGTTTCTTTCTGAAATTTTCTGCTATTGGATGCTACAGTATGTACCATGCGCTAACACTATTTCTAGTTTTTAACTGTTAAATGATAAGCTTACCTACACCTGCAGGATGTCTACCTTCATACAAATTGTCTCGCAATTCTAGCAAATATGGCTCCCCATGTGCATAGACTGAGCGCATATGCATCTCAAAGGCTGGTTAGCCTCTTTGACATGCTTTCCCGCAAGTACGCTAGCTTTCTCTTTCCCCAAATTTATTTACCTTGCTTGAATGTAAGTCTGTACTTCAGGTTACACCTAAAGTAACCTTGTATTTTGCTTTTATGTGCAATGCACTAGGTATGCCAAATTAGCCGAGTTAAAAAATGGCAAGGCTCTCAAAGTTATATCTGATCAGATGGAAGCAGACAGCATCGCAGATGATACGGTACTCTACATTTATTTGTTTTGTAATTCCATCAGCATCCTTGCTtatgtttcccttttttttcttctaaataaTGGTTTATTTTTGCAGTCCACAGAGCTTCACATATATACTGACTTCTTAAGAATTGTTCTGGAAATCATCAATGCAATCCTTACATATGCATTGCCCAGAAATCCTGAGGTACATGCTGGCCTGCAATTCAGTTTACCTGATAGGAAGAATGGCACTGCttctaacattttttttctacagGTTGTGTATGCTATATTGCATCGGCAAGAGGTTTTTGAGCCATTCAAGAATCATCCACGTTTCAATGAATTGCTTGAGAACATATACACAGTATGTGTTACTGTTTATCTATCATGAACTTTCAGAAGTACAACAcagaaaaaatcaactaaagTATATGTTTTCCAGATTCTCGTCATATTTCATGCTATGAGTGTCTGATAGGTATTGGATTTCTTCAATAGTCGAATGGACATGCAACAATTAGATGGGGAATGGTCTGTGGATAAGGTGCTTGAAGTCATTAACAAAAACTGCCGTTCATGGCGTGGAGATGGGATGAAGGTAACCGTTTCATCTTGTTTGGCCTAAATTTACATATCCATGATTATAAGATCTTCTGGTAATTAGAGTGGCTGACAATATACAATGATTTTTTTCCAGATGTTTACCCAGTTAAGATTTACATATGAGCAAGAAAGTCACCCTGAGGAATTCTTTATTCCATATGCATGGCGCCTTGTTCTTTCACGGGGGTAATCATTTGATGTTCTGTCTATGATTCACAGTTCACACTTATGAGATTGATCGTTAGCAATATGCAAGTAATAGTAATAGCGTAGTCTTAGACATGCAGCAAGTGGTACCGGAGAAATGCCTTAGAAATATTTTTACCCATGTAGAAATATCTTGATTTTGATTCATGGCATCTTGGCTTACAAGTTAGCAATAAACTTTCACATGTTCGGTGCAATTTAGTTCAGCGCCTCTACATATGTCACATGTAAGTAAAACATGATGCTGGAATTTTGTCCTGTCTTTGATGGCAAGTAGACATTTTTTAATCACTTGCTGAGACATATCATTTCTAGAGAAGTGTCTTAGTTCATGCTTGCATGGCGAGGCTCTATATTGCTCTGGAGTTTTGTTCTGACACCTCCAACTTCCACTCACACTGATTTGTCCTGACTGTTTTGTGTATTCACTACTCACCAGGTTCTCTTTCAATCCCAGCGCCATAAATTTGTTCCCTGTGGAGATTCACCTTGATGTAAGTTACTCTCTTTTTTCCTGACTTAACTTGGAGTTAGATGCTTTGGTCTAAGTTTCAACATGGTACCCAGAGCATCAAATGACATTTGCCAACATGACGTTTCCtttttgtgttttcatttctATGTAACAACATGCAGTGCGATTATCACTTCTCATTATGACAATGTTTACTTCTGCCATAATGAATTACTCCCAGGATGCACCGTCCGGTGAACAAGGTGTTTAGGAATGATCTGAACCTGATTTCTGACAAGAACCCAAAGAcatctttttgtttcctcatcgtggcaAATAGCTCGTTGTATATAGGCGGCATATACTAGATGGTCGAACTGTACCATTCTCATTCTTTTGTGTAAATATTTCTGTTGTCTCATAATGTAATGTCTAAGGGAGGGGATGGAGGGATTGCGCAAGGGGTTGGATTTCGGTTGGTAGAGGGTAGCGGACTATATAGGCTATACACAATTCTTTTATAAGTTATTGATGTATGTTACCATTAAGCTGAAAGGCCCTGTGTAACCACCCCGCCCACTTTGCTAAGCCTGCCAATGGGTTAGAACCCATCACGCACCTAACCCAACCCACGTCAAATCAATTCTTGTTCCTAACCCACTCAACAAACTCTATGTCTAAACTTTACCCAACCCACCAATGGGTTCAACCTGTGGGTGCAAGTGGACCTGCCACAGTAGCTGAGTAGGCGAGTAGCATGCTGGCCTGATGCCAGCTAACACTAGAATGAAGCTTAATTATATATGTGAATAAACTTAATTATACATGTCTATAATAAATCTACTGTACCCAGGCAGATACAATAACTCAAATATTGTACACCTTTCTTCCTGTCTTAATAAATATCTTAACAATAACTAGCAAAAAACCTTAAGTATTACAACCTTCTCGCCAACAATTCCTGCACAGTGTATTTCCTGCTCATGGTCCAAAAGAAACATTGGCAGCATGAAACAAGTTTACTAAGGATGCAAGATTGCAAGGTATTTCTAGGGAAGATATTCAACAAACTGCAGGTCCAAAAGAAACATCTGACCTGAAAAAGTTTCAGAAAAGTTTCAACTTACACATAAGTTATGTTCCTCAGCTTTTGTTCAAGTTAACATATTGATAGTGATCTCAAAGAAGCTAAAATGGGAACAAACATGCACTCAGCATGCACTTCAAATAGACTCTTCATGGAGTACAACTGAACCTAGATAACTAGTCTGATTGGTGTACCTACGCTACGCCTTTTTTTGTTGCATAGAGCATGacaaaaaaagactaaaaaaattaggttcaccaatttaggatatctcaatatttatttatgaatttatcaatatttaacacattcacttaattataggaaaaacagtagtactttcatgcatgcacataattttagcatgtagacgacagtaatatgaatctaacaaaatttgtttcatattttttgagttttatatatttttctttgcattttagattattttagtcGATTTATCAACATAAC includes:
- the LOC133921769 gene encoding uncharacterized protein LOC133921769 translates to MGAAPSTLKLGTAAGAPPPPPGAAEQMFAALVGEKAYPISSGFWKQLLELPLTLQWPRDRVLQACHAFAQNNYQTKHLAKILIHLVWCLQECTSTTSVSYAVYRKAINAAYISSIFLKFIIENAKADNWQELYLDIDKNEKGMENFPAEHTVEYFLMRGVLNYIGSVDVSPESCYIHHELLNMMLVLMSTQLCSGPSPEPKDVHPFIDAAMLQDSSIVVSVVQKLLLNFVTQPKIPLNGLHPVFSDDGRPGVLQRVGSAAANFVLLPYYTFNYLVSSTPDGATSQLADNSLLVLLIMMHYRKCISVNESIPSNNIYTMDSNTNDKDAPAFHENPYCKALNNAKDIQYDRADVEGNAQDGPVVRLSFASLFDALGICLNDESSVLLLYSLVHGNCDFQEYVLVRTDLDTLLMPILEMLYNASRKTSNQIYMLLIILLILSQDSTFNSSVHKLVLPAVPWYHERLMHQTSLGSLMVVILIRTIKYNLSKLRDVYLHTNCLAILANMAPHVHRLSAYASQRLVSLFDMLSRKYAKLAELKNGKALKVISDQMEADSIADDTSTELHIYTDFLRIVLEIINAILTYALPRNPEVVYAILHRQEVFEPFKNHPRFNELLENIYTVLDFFNSRMDMQQLDGEWSVDKVLEVINKNCRSWRGDGMKMFTQLRFTYEQESHPEEFFIPYAWRLVLSRGFSFNPSAINLFPVEIHLDDAPSGEQGV